The Salmo trutta chromosome 6, fSalTru1.1, whole genome shotgun sequence genome has a window encoding:
- the stradb gene encoding STE20-related kinase adapter protein beta, with amino-acid sequence MSFLDCSCISPTQVQPISIEDQYEDISHQYLSSDVSECTFTWGGAGSDDITALSANSAHYQLLSELGKGFNNLSQVRMARHTPSRQLVAVKNTNLDECTEDELLQLMNEVLLSRLFRHPNLLTSRLVFSSCCQLWVLTPLMGYGSADSLLRTFFPDGMRESLIAYLLHGVLKALQYLHLMGYVHRGVKASHILLSGEGRVYLSGLHSVYSMMRDGKKVRTVFDMPHHSPTLLPWLSPELLRQDLHGYGVKSDIYSLGIVVCELVSGRVPFQDMPPTQMLLQKLRGSHCCLLDVAPSPLGELGGLKVSRSGVDSGIGESVATGSLTHTATAERPQSPAPKNHSATLHNLVQLCLQQQPDCRPSASTLLTHAFFKQVKRHHTRDSFLSLMYPAVPLGVSSPDDPPVSCSPTPSCHPPTSAIAHPTEEVWDFS; translated from the exons ATGTCTTTCTTG gACTGCTCCTGCATCTCCCCCActcaggtccagccaatcagcatAGAGGACCAGTATGAGGACATCAGCCACCAATACCTG AGCTCTGACGTCTCAGAATGCACTTTCACCTGGGGTGGTGCAGGCAGCGATGACATCACAGCGCTCTCTGCTAACTCCGCCCACTACCAGCTGCTGTCAGAGCTGG GGAAAGGCTTCAACAACCTGAGCCAGGTGCGCATGGCGCGCCACACCCCCTCCCGCCAGCTGGTGGCAGTCAAGAACACCAACCTGGATGAGTGTACTGAGGATGAGCTGCTACAGTTGATG AACGAGGTTCTTCTCTCCAGGCTGTTCCGCCATCCCAATCTGCTGACCTCTCGCCTGGTCTTCAGCTCCTGCTGCCAGCTCTGGGTCCTCACACCACTCATGGGCTACG gttCGGCAGATAGCCTGCTGAGGACGTTCTTCCCTGACGGGATGAGGGAGTCCCTGATCGCTTACCTCCTCCACGGAGTCCTGAAGGCTCTGCAATACCTGCACCTCATGGGCTACGTGCACAG GGGAGTGAAGGCCAGTCACATCCTGCTGTCTGGGGAGGGCCGTGTCTACCTCTCGGGGCTGCACAGTGTTTATAGTATGATGCGGGATGGGAAGAAGGTGAGGACCGTGTTCGACATGCCCCATCACAGCCCCACCCTGCTACCCTGGCTCAGCCCAGAGCTGCTACGACAGGACCTGCATGGCTATGGGGTGAAGTCAGACATCTACAGTCTGGGGATAGTAGTCTGTGAGCTGGTCAGTGGCAGGGTGCCTTTCCAGGACATGCCCCCTACACAG ATGCTGCTCCAGAAGCTGCGTGGGTCCCACTGCTGCCTGCTGGACGTGGCCCCCTCCCCCCTAGGGGAGCTAGGGGGGCTGAAGGTGTCCCGCTCCGGGGTGGACTCTGGCATCGGGGAGAGTGTTGCCACGGGCAGCCTGACCCACACCGCCACCGCCGAGAGACCTCAGAGCCCCGCCCCCAAGAACCACTCGGCCACCCTGCACAACCTGGTCCAGCTGTGTCTGCAACAGCAGCCCGACTGCAG ACCCTCTGCTTCTACACTGTTGACCCATGCCTTCTTCAAACAG GTGAAAAGGCATCATACCCGGGACTCCTTCCTCAGTCTCATGTACCCCGCGGTGCCCCTTGGAGTTTCCAGCCCCGATGACCCCCCTGTGTCCTGCTCCCCTACCCCGTCCTGCCACCCCCCCACCTCCGCCATCGCTCACCCCACAGAGGAGGTGTGGGACTTCTCATAA